The stretch of DNA AGACACGTTTATTGAATAAGGAATTAAATTGGGTATAGAAAAAATATGATTTGTTCGCGGCTCAACGGACCGTTTTATATTGCGTGCATCGCCATGGCGAGATAACGTTAACGAATATGTGGAAGTACTTAAATGTAGCAGCGCCGACAGTTACATGAACTTTCAACTAACCCGATCAGTAATCTGGTACAAAATCTAAATTAAACATACAAAAAGAGCCCAATTCACATATGAATTGGGCTCTTTTAAAATGCCTATATATCAGGCTTTGTTAATGTTTAACACTTACTATACTTATTCTGCCTAATCATTTTTTAAAAAGTGAAGGAATCGTTTTTTAATTTTTATAAACTTAATAGTATATTAGATTAACAAAAGAGAGCCATTCAAAAATTGAACGACTCTCCTTAGTTATATATATCTTTATTTATCTCCTGTGAATCTAGAATATCCTAGGAGCAACTTCTCTCAGCTTAATAAAAATGAAGCGGATACGTACGATAGCTTGCAACTGGCATTTTTTCAGTAGTATAGAAGCCTGGAGCAGCATTTAATAAATCTGGAATTCGATTCACAACTGTTGCGCAGGTTAATTCGACTGTTGCTGGATTAGAAATTTTCACAACGGTTTCTGGCTCACCTTGAATGATCCAATCATTACAATCTGTTTCACCTTCAGCATACACTTTGCCGATACATTCGCTTACAATTACAGGTCCTTGATGGGTTACAGTTGTCACTACAGCTGACATTCCTGTCGCGTGTCCAGCAGGGATCGTTTTTCCTAATGTTTCTGAATATAAATCTTCGTTATGTGTCATTGGCACTAATTTCTGATTTTGAGATTTAATCGTCCAGCCAAATTGTGAACATAGCCATTCATTTGAATTTCTCATAAAGGATGGTAGATCATTATTGCTCGCAATTTTTTCCTCAAATTCTTCTAATGATAAACCTGCCCCATGCACCTCGGCGAGAGCAATTCCGTAATGCTCAACATTATAGCTGGATTTCCCTTCAATCTTAATAATATTATGTGTAGCACCAGCTAAAGTTGTGATTAAGTTGCCCCAGAATACATCCTGATAGCCAGACCCTGTTAATGTACAATGATGATCTTTTGCTATGCGGTCTAAACGATTCGTAATTTCCGGTGAAGTGGTCCATGGATAAAACGCTTCTTCACAAGTAGAGATCGCATTTACACCGTGACGAGCAGCCAATTCAAAAGCATCAATAGTGTCTGTCATTAAACTCTTTGTCATAATAATACAAACATCAGCATCCGTTTCTTTAAATACTTCCTCAGCATTACTTTTAATAGGGATATTTAGTTTTACATCTAACCCAGCGACTTCCCCCACATCCTTGCCGATAACAGCTGGATTCGAATCAATGGCTCCAACAATTTCTGCACCCTTTTCATATAAATAACGCAAGCTGACCATACCCATTTTTCCACAACCATATTGAATAACGCGAACTTTTTCTAACATCACTTATTCCTCCTTGGTTTGCTCAATATTTCACATGTTGTTATACATGTAATAGAGTTTCTATACTTATATGGTAAACCTTATTGTTACAATAGGGTCAAGCACTATTTGATTCTTTTTTTCACAGGAATTTGCAGTTTCATAATCATTTGGCGTTCATATTGAGTCCAGCACGGCAATTCAACAATAACCTCACAAATATAATCTCCTGCAATTTCAAGCTGATTTTCCTCTATGTAATCGATTAATTTAAAGGCATACTCTTTCTCCTGCGAAAAGTGATCACAGTAAATCGATACGTATTCATGTGCAGGCAGAAACTCTATTTCCTTTAAGTTGAAAAAATCAGCATCAACAAGCATAAAAATCTCTGTTGACGTTAGCTTCCGCTGTTTAATGGTTTCCTTACGAGTAATCGAGCCTACATTACAAAAATACGAAGTTGGGAACTGATGAATAAGTGCTTGATTTCTCAGCTCCCTCAATATATATTCATATGTTTCTAACTGATCTTCATAAATATCTTTTTTACCGTCATAGCAATAAATTTTTCGTTCCGGTAGAAAGTTCCGCTCAACTACTCCCATTTTCGGGATTTGTATATAAGTCTTGTAGTTTTCGGATGCTACCTTCAGTGTTTTTTTCATTTGTACAAGCTCATTCATTTTTTGATCAATCAATTGAATTTGCTCATCAAGAAGTTTCGGAATCGAATCTGCATCCTTTTCTGTAAAAACTTCTTTCATTTCTTGCAGTGTAAAACCCATACACTTTAAATACTTTATAAAATCAAGACATGCGCATTGCTTAATACTATAAAAACGATAGTTTGTTTCTGGATCAATATAGCTTGGTGACAGTAGACCGATTTTGTCATAATGATGTAAGGTTTGAATAGAAATATTGTTTAGCTTCGCCATTTTCCCAATTGAAATCTTTTTTTGCATATTTAAACCTCCTAGCTGTCTATCAAAGTAGTAAAAAATGATTACTTTTATTATGACAGCTAAAGAGTATAATTTTACCATATTTTTTGAACATTTTATGGAAAAGGAATGGCTGCTTGTTTAAAGAACATAAGAAATGATCCGCTCACTTATCCCAACAATCAATATACTTTGTCCAAAACCGCATAAGATTCCAGTTAAAAGTCTTAATAGATTATTGCTCAGACGATAGTTCATTTTCTGTGTCCATCCATCTAAAACCATTGGCATATTTAGCAGCAATCCTAACCATATGGGTAGCTGTAAATGAAAAACGATTAAAATAGGAAAAAAGAGATATCCAACCAAGATCCCCGTACATCTTGCACAGAGCGGGAGTTTATACCCTCTAATCGTTAGACATCTCTCTTTCTTGCGATGACATGGGACAATCGCTGCTACATCCTTTAGTTTAATCACAATCCGGCCCGCATTCACAATCTAAATCTGGACCACAATCACAGTCAGGCGTACAATCAAACTTTTTCTTGCGATGTTTCCTTTTTCCATAATAAACAAGGATAAATAAAAACAGTATTCCTGCAATGACAAATGCCATAATGCCAAATAACATCTTCCCGCCTATTAGTAAGGCGGTTCCAACAATAATAGAAATAATCATGGCTGATAGTACAAGAAAGAACATGGACATCACCTTTTCCTTTATTTCTTACTTAATATACTTGAGTATTCTTGAACAGCTATATTATGACTTGTTATAGATAATTTCTTAGTAGAAACCTAGTTTTATATTATGAAGAATCTCCCTGTATATTGCAAATTCATTTTTACTTTTTCTTGTTATGGAAAATTAACTTTTAGTTTATCACTCAAATATAATCACCCCAAATGATGAAGTTTGGCAGATAAATTTGTTACACTCATCATCTTAACAGGCCTTTTTTACTCTTTGCTTCATTCACTAACTCATTATCCATCATTTTACTCCTATAAAATAAAAGAAGCACCATCATCTATTTACTAGAAATCGGCACTTCTTTTATTTGCTATACAGTCAGCCTAACACTTAAGATAGGTATTTTCGAATACAGGCAAAGTTCTTTTTTTGCTATTCTTTTTAATCCTGATTAAACCACAGTTGATCTTTGTCATCCACATCGCCATTGTAATTGATTAAAATTTCATCTCCTGCCTTTATATCTGTGAAGGCATAGAAGTCAAATGTGTGGTTATCAAAATTAATTTCATACGTTGCATTAGGTTCATAAGAATGGTTAAACAACATTCCATAGCCAAGAAGGATAGCAGAATGATTTTTCCCATACTCAAAAGCGTAATCAGCAAGTATAGTTTTTTCAATATGTTGATGTTGGTTGTTTGGATATGAAATGACAGGTGCTTCGTGTAAAAGCTCTCCTTTTTTGATATCTCTTGTAGCAAATACCCCTCTATTGAATTCTCCATCACTTATTGGAGATGTTCTTACTTCAATCATGTTGTTCGCCTACTTACTTTTAAGATTTACTTTCTTACTGTAACACATTTGAGCATTTAGCTCATGTTATTTTGAAAGCAAAGTTAACTTTATTATTGTATTACAGCGTATAGGAAATCCCTCCTTTTTTTGAATTATGATACTACTTCAAGATAATCTGTGTCTATTTTCTTGACGTAGCATCATTAATTGGTATAAAAAGGATTCTTGAAGTAAAGGGTGCAAGAGTTAGAGAGCGAGGATCGCTGTGTCGATCTTTTTTTCTTATTGAACAAACAGGAATTTTGTTTAACAACAATTTTCATTTACTTAATTAATTCTTTATTTAAACAATTCAAATCCTAACCTATATTTTTCACTTTCATATTGCTTATCAAGCATATTCAAAAAACTCGCATGTAAATGGAAAGCTTCCTCTATTACAGCAATTTTTCAAATAAATACAGCCGGCTTTCCTTCAAAAGCCGGCCCAATTCGTTACAGTTGTTCATATTAATAAGTTTAAAATGCAACTCAAGATGTCTTCTCCTTCTTTTGTAAAAGCACTGCAACAATAACGATCACCCCTTTGAAGGCTTCTCTCAAGAAAGGTGGAACGCAAAATAGATTTAATAGATTATTCATAACAGCAATGATAGGCATCCCGTAGAACGTGCCAAGGATAAATCCTCTTCCTCCCATCATATTTGTTCCACCGACAATGGCTGCAGCAATGGCGTCCATTTCCATTCCTCTTCCTGCATTCGAGAAGTCCATTGATCCAATTCTGGATACTTGAATGATTGCAGAGATCGATACAAGGATTCCTATGAGCGCATACACACGCAGCTTTACCTTTTCAACATGGATGCCAGAAAGTCTAGCTGCTTGTTCATTTGATCCAACCGCTCTAATTTGTCTTCCGAACGTTGTTCTCTTCGATATAGTAAAGGATAAAAGCTTTGATTGCCCAATAAACAATTGAGCTCGCATATTACGGGTCTTAAAGATATTAAGACTTACGGTCAATAACTATCTAGAAATGGTGTTGAGATCCCCTACCATTTATCAATTCATAATATTACTAACTTAATATTTTACCTTCAAAAAATCATACTCCACGCTTATTTCCCCAAATATAGGTATGGAGTTGGGGCAGTACTTTCACATCTCTTACCTCATCATCTAGCATAGATTTATTAATCAACCATTCATATCTCTGCAATAACTGGGAAACAAGGTGTTGATTGTCTGTTGTTTGATTATCGTCATTTCCTACTTGTAAGAAAAATGGAACTTCCTGATAGCGTTTATGCACCTTTTTTGCATATTCGTAATCATGATCATCAAAAACAACTACTTTTAAACTGACACTTTGCGCTGGAACTGCTTCTTTAAGCTTAGTAATAATCATATCAAGCGCATAAAAATCAGTGACCATTCCAGAGCTAGGTGGTTTAGGTGAAATCGTTAATTCATCAATTTCTAAGAACCAATCCTGCCACTTGCTTCCCTGTGTTTCCAAAGCAATTTTTATATTATTATCTTTTAATAAATCGATTAGGTATTGAAGGTTTTTTAATAATGCTGGATTTCCGCCAGATATCGTTACAAATGAAAAACCGTCACCGCCTAATGCTTTAAGTTCTTGCCAAATTTCTTCTGCATCCATTTGCTTAATTAATTCTTTTCCCGAACCATCCCATGTAAAAGCAGAATCACACCATGAACAAGAATAATCACAGCCAGCTGTTCGAACAAACATGGTCTTTTGGCCAATAACCATCCCTTCTCCTTGAATAGTAGGACCAAAAATCTCCATTACAGGTACTTTACTCAACCTTCCATCCACTCCCGTCTTACTTCTGCATAGCTCGTAGGGGTTTCAAATAAACGAACAAATTCTATTCTGGCATCATTATATTTTTCTGACCGATTATTAAAAGCATCCGACATTTTTTCATAAATCCAAACTACCATGTTTTCTGCTGTTGTATTCATTTTTGGCAATGTTTCATTCAGATATCGATGATCAAGATGAATTTCAATTTCTTTTTTCCAGATCTCTTTGATATTTCCAAAATCAATAACAAGACCGATTTCATCTACATACCCGCTAATACCAAATACAACATTATACGTATGCCCGTGCAAATTCTTGCATTTCCCTTCATAACAGTGAAGATGATGTGCTGCATCAAAGGTAAACTCTTTGCTCACAAGCACGCGCTTTTTATGATATTTAAGATCTTCTTTTTTAATATCTTGGTCCATTTTTTGCAGGTTTTCTACTATTCTAAAACCATAGAAGTCTAGACCCATTATACTTCCGCTCCTTCTTGTGACTTTAGATATTTTTCTAACCCATGGTTTCTTAGCTTACACGCTGGGCACTCTCCACAGCCATCACCTATTACTCCATCGTAACAAGTTAAGGTTTTTTCACGAACATAATCGAGTGCATCTAATTCATCAGCAAGTTTCCATGTTTCTGACTTATCTAACCACATTAATGGCGTATGGATCACAAATTGTTTATCCATCGATAAATTAATGGAGACATTTAATGATTTAATAAAAACATCTCTGCAATCTGGATATCCACTAAAGTCTGTTTCACAAACACCAGTAATGATGTGCTTAGCACCAACCTGGCTCGCTAACACAGCAGCAAATGAGAGGAAAATCAAATTACGTCCTGGAACGAACGTCGATGGTAACTCACCATTTTCTCCCTCTTTTATCTCAATATCATCTCTTGTTAATGCATTCGGAGCCAATTGATTTAGCAGGTGCATATCTAATAAATGATGTTTAACATTTAACTCTTTTGCAATATTTTTGGCACACTCAATCTCTTCTTTATGCCTTTGATTATAATTAAAAGTTACAACTTCCACTTCTTTAAACGTTTGCAATGCCCAAAACAAGCATGTCGTACTATCTTGTCCACCACTAAAGACAACTATTGCTTTTTCATCTTTTAACACAAATAACTCCCCTTTCAAAAAAGAAAAACAGCACCCCAAGATAGAAGTGCTGCTTCATCTTAGTTTTTTTAGAGAGGGGTGCTAGAACCTCTACCGTCTTCCTAACGGGTTTATATTAATTATGGTTATAATAACACAAAATTCGACAAAATGTACAAGATTGTCCTTTGGAAATTTGTTGTACAAAAAAGAGGATAGAAAGTGCATAATTTCTACTGCTCACCTATCCTTTTTAATTTATCCATTATCATGTCTGACATTAAATATGAATTTCATGTTGATAAGGGTTTTAAGAAATATCTTTACTTTTAATAAAATATAATGAGTCAGTCTCCTAATCATCTAATTGATGTGTTTGCAGTGGTCGAAGTCTCTTGTTTGAGTAAAAAAGAAAATAATTTTTTACATTGAGGGATAGAGATCCCTAAAATTGGCCCTAACCCAAATGCAATAAACACCGAGCCTATTCCGATAGGACCCCCTAACAACCAGCCTATAAGAAGAACGAATACTTCAATCCCATTTCGTACCCATGGGATGCTCCAGCCCGTTTTTTCAACAATCAACAGCATAAAACTGTCTCTTGGCCCTGCTCCAAGGTCAGCTGAAACATATAACCCGATTCCATATCCTAGTAAAATAACACCGAGCATAAACACCAATGATTCTCCTATTAAACTATCAATTGGTGGTAAAAGCCAATTAAAGAAATCAATAAATAATCCAAGTAACACCATATTAAGAATCGACCCTATTTTTGGCCATTCTTTTTTGATTACAGAATAAATCAACAAAAGAAAACATCCAGTTATGATCGACCAAGATCCAATTGTTAGCCCGAATTTGAGAAATAACCCATAATGGAAAACATCCCACGGTCCAATTCCTAATTGCTTCCCTTCAATTGTTAAAGAAATCCCAAAAGCCAAAATCATTAATCCAAAAACAAAAAAAGACCAGCGTAGAAACCATTCATTTTTCATTATTACTGCTCCTTCATCTTAAAAAATGCTATTCAAATATACCATAAGAATGAAGGGGAATGATAATACAATATTTTGCGAATATAAACACTTTTCATTTTCCGGATGAAAATAAAGAAGCGCATTAATTCAGTAAATTCTACTGAAATCATGTGCTCCTTTATAGCATTTAGTACTTATG from Cytobacillus dafuensis encodes:
- a CDS encoding NAD(P)H-dependent amine dehydrogenase family protein — its product is MLEKVRVIQYGCGKMGMVSLRYLYEKGAEIVGAIDSNPAVIGKDVGEVAGLDVKLNIPIKSNAEEVFKETDADVCIIMTKSLMTDTIDAFELAARHGVNAISTCEEAFYPWTTSPEITNRLDRIAKDHHCTLTGSGYQDVFWGNLITTLAGATHNIIKIEGKSSYNVEHYGIALAEVHGAGLSLEEFEEKIASNNDLPSFMRNSNEWLCSQFGWTIKSQNQKLVPMTHNEDLYSETLGKTIPAGHATGMSAVVTTVTHQGPVIVSECIGKVYAEGETDCNDWIIQGEPETVVKISNPATVELTCATVVNRIPDLLNAAPGFYTTEKMPVASYRTYPLHFY
- a CDS encoding MerR family transcriptional regulator, with the protein product MQKKISIGKMAKLNNISIQTLHHYDKIGLLSPSYIDPETNYRFYSIKQCACLDFIKYLKCMGFTLQEMKEVFTEKDADSIPKLLDEQIQLIDQKMNELVQMKKTLKVASENYKTYIQIPKMGVVERNFLPERKIYCYDGKKDIYEDQLETYEYILRELRNQALIHQFPTSYFCNVGSITRKETIKQRKLTSTEIFMLVDADFFNLKEIEFLPAHEYVSIYCDHFSQEKEYAFKLIDYIEENQLEIAGDYICEVIVELPCWTQYERQMIMKLQIPVKKRIK
- a CDS encoding DUF2085 domain-containing protein, which encodes MIKLKDVAAIVPCHRKKERCLTIRGYKLPLCARCTGILVGYLFFPILIVFHLQLPIWLGLLLNMPMVLDGWTQKMNYRLSNNLLRLLTGILCGFGQSILIVGISERIISYVL
- a CDS encoding SET domain-containing protein, with the protein product MIEVRTSPISDGEFNRGVFATRDIKKGELLHEAPVISYPNNQHQHIEKTILADYAFEYGKNHSAILLGYGMLFNHSYEPNATYEINFDNHTFDFYAFTDIKAGDEILINYNGDVDDKDQLWFNQD
- a CDS encoding ABC transporter permease, with the protein product MRAQLFIGQSKLLSFTISKRTTFGRQIRAVGSNEQAARLSGIHVEKVKLRVYALIGILVSISAIIQVSRIGSMDFSNAGRGMEMDAIAAAIVGGTNMMGGRGFILGTFYGMPIIAVMNNLLNLFCVPPFLREAFKGVIVIVAVLLQKKEKTS
- the queE gene encoding 7-carboxy-7-deazaguanine synthase QueE — translated: MSKVPVMEIFGPTIQGEGMVIGQKTMFVRTAGCDYSCSWCDSAFTWDGSGKELIKQMDAEEIWQELKALGGDGFSFVTISGGNPALLKNLQYLIDLLKDNNIKIALETQGSKWQDWFLEIDELTISPKPPSSGMVTDFYALDMIITKLKEAVPAQSVSLKVVVFDDHDYEYAKKVHKRYQEVPFFLQVGNDDNQTTDNQHLVSQLLQRYEWLINKSMLDDEVRDVKVLPQLHTYIWGNKRGV
- the queD gene encoding 6-carboxytetrahydropterin synthase QueD; translated protein: MGLDFYGFRIVENLQKMDQDIKKEDLKYHKKRVLVSKEFTFDAAHHLHCYEGKCKNLHGHTYNVVFGISGYVDEIGLVIDFGNIKEIWKKEIEIHLDHRYLNETLPKMNTTAENMVVWIYEKMSDAFNNRSEKYNDARIEFVRLFETPTSYAEVRREWMEG
- the queC gene encoding 7-cyano-7-deazaguanine synthase QueC, which codes for MLKDEKAIVVFSGGQDSTTCLFWALQTFKEVEVVTFNYNQRHKEEIECAKNIAKELNVKHHLLDMHLLNQLAPNALTRDDIEIKEGENGELPSTFVPGRNLIFLSFAAVLASQVGAKHIITGVCETDFSGYPDCRDVFIKSLNVSINLSMDKQFVIHTPLMWLDKSETWKLADELDALDYVREKTLTCYDGVIGDGCGECPACKLRNHGLEKYLKSQEGAEV
- a CDS encoding YczE/YyaS/YitT family protein, translating into MKNEWFLRWSFFVFGLMILAFGISLTIEGKQLGIGPWDVFHYGLFLKFGLTIGSWSIITGCFLLLIYSVIKKEWPKIGSILNMVLLGLFIDFFNWLLPPIDSLIGESLVFMLGVILLGYGIGLYVSADLGAGPRDSFMLLIVEKTGWSIPWVRNGIEVFVLLIGWLLGGPIGIGSVFIAFGLGPILGISIPQCKKLFSFLLKQETSTTANTSIR